One Brachyspira suanatina DNA segment encodes these proteins:
- a CDS encoding ABC-F family ATP-binding cassette domain-containing protein, protein MAKSIINIVNISKRFVHKVLLDNVNLLIEEKSKIGMIGRNGAGKTTLLKILMGLEEADDGEVIFSDDVRIGYLRQQGDFDDNEKVIDYLTRVTGRESWKCSKIASRFGIDHIKVNNNLGSLSSGYRMRVKLSEMMLYDPNFLILDEPSNFLDLNTLIDLENFLTDYNGGFLIVSHDREFLKTTCEKTIEMENSKITYFPGNIEDYFEYKEEKEYTIKKYNKNIEERKAHLERFVERFRYKATKAKAVQSRIKQIEKLKTIEINHPAKNVRIKLPEVPEKKGFALISDDLAVGYGDKIVAKSGRIEIPRGSRVAVLGQNGEGKTTFLRTIAGRLNPVSGAYNYSYGIKIAYFGEDTYKNVTSNDTVLSYLKKNAKQELLTQELLTLLGSFLFSGDDVNKDVKVLSGGEMARLSLLAAITQCADVLILDEPTNHLDFETVEALANSLRDYGGTIFFTSHDRTFASLLADTIIEVKDKKLSLYSGDYEAYVYRVRLDALEEEEKELEYQNKNNAKENISNDDKNSNNYEERKKIRNRLSRCESLLKKHEKQIEDYKKEEAEILKFFETSVNYDDEKSKRLLEVKKLIEETENEWLLVNEEIDNIKTLL, encoded by the coding sequence ATGGCTAAAAGTATTATAAATATAGTTAATATATCAAAAAGATTTGTTCATAAAGTATTGCTTGATAACGTCAATCTTCTTATAGAGGAAAAATCTAAAATAGGAATGATTGGAAGAAATGGAGCAGGAAAGACTACACTTTTGAAGATTCTTATGGGACTTGAAGAGGCTGATGACGGAGAAGTAATATTTTCAGATGATGTAAGAATAGGATATCTTCGTCAGCAGGGTGATTTTGATGATAATGAAAAGGTAATAGATTATCTTACAAGAGTTACAGGAAGAGAATCTTGGAAATGCTCTAAAATAGCAAGCAGATTCGGAATAGATCATATAAAAGTTAATAATAATTTAGGAAGTTTATCTAGCGGATATAGAATGAGAGTTAAACTTTCTGAGATGATGCTTTATGATCCTAATTTTTTAATATTAGATGAACCTTCAAACTTTTTGGATTTAAATACATTAATAGATTTAGAAAATTTTTTAACAGATTATAATGGAGGTTTTTTAATAGTTTCGCATGATAGGGAATTCTTAAAAACAACATGCGAAAAAACTATTGAAATGGAAAATTCAAAAATAACATATTTTCCAGGAAATATAGAAGATTATTTTGAATACAAAGAAGAAAAAGAATATACAATAAAAAAATATAATAAAAATATAGAGGAGAGAAAGGCACATTTAGAGAGATTTGTAGAGAGATTCAGATATAAAGCCACTAAAGCAAAAGCTGTACAATCCCGTATAAAGCAAATAGAAAAATTAAAAACAATAGAAATTAATCACCCAGCAAAGAATGTAAGAATAAAACTTCCAGAAGTTCCTGAAAAGAAAGGTTTTGCTCTTATATCTGATGATTTGGCAGTTGGATATGGAGATAAAATAGTTGCTAAAAGCGGAAGAATAGAAATACCAAGAGGAAGCAGAGTAGCGGTGCTTGGACAAAATGGTGAAGGTAAAACTACATTTTTAAGAACTATAGCTGGGAGACTTAATCCTGTATCAGGTGCTTATAATTATTCTTATGGTATAAAGATAGCATATTTTGGTGAGGATACTTATAAAAATGTAACTTCTAATGATACAGTATTATCTTATTTAAAGAAGAATGCTAAGCAGGAATTATTAACTCAGGAACTTTTAACTCTTTTAGGAAGTTTCTTATTTTCAGGCGATGATGTTAATAAAGATGTAAAAGTATTAAGCGGAGGAGAGATGGCTAGACTATCACTTCTTGCTGCCATCACTCAATGTGCTGATGTACTTATATTGGATGAGCCTACTAACCATTTAGATTTTGAAACAGTTGAGGCACTTGCTAATTCTTTGAGAGATTATGGCGGAACGATATTCTTTACTTCGCATGATAGAACTTTTGCTAGTTTACTTGCTGATACAATTATAGAAGTTAAAGATAAAAAGCTTTCTCTTTATTCTGGAGATTATGAGGCTTATGTTTATAGGGTAAGGCTTGATGCTTTAGAAGAGGAAGAAAAAGAATTAGAGTATCAAAATAAAAATAATGCTAAAGAAAACATCAGTAATGATGATAAAAACAGTAACAATTATGAAGAGAGAAAAAAAATTAGAAACAGACTTTCAAGATGTGAGTCTTTGCTTAAAAAACATGAAAAACAAATAGAAGATTATAAAAAAGAAGAAGCTGAAATATTGAAGTTTTTTGAAACATCTGTAAATTATGATGATGAAAAAAGTAAAAGGCTTTTGGAAGTAAAAAAACTAATAGAAGAAACAGAGAATGAATGGCTTTTAGTTAATGAAGAGATAGATAATATAAAAACTTTGTTATAA
- a CDS encoding amidohydrolase, with protein MRIFKNAKIYSMDRNDSIYESLAVDNGRIAFAGTNEEVAKKFPNADDIIDLEGKTVVPGFNDSCVNFVEYARFNTMLDLSKCMSIREVLDLAQNAQKYEGWIIGWGWNQDYFEEKRMLTKNDLDNISKEYPVAFRRCCGEMIVANSKALEICGITEEMKSDSIDFENGLISSKDMILILSKIKSLEIDTLKSIILDTQEAFFKMGITSVQTDDLRSLPDFDYRKIIDAYQKLHREKKLKIRVCEQAQFINKKDIDAFRDYYYYQYINDERFKVARIKLVIDGGIGSRTALLREDYNDAQGFRGVSQYTQEDLDELVSYANSLDYSLAIQATGDGAIDMALNSIEKIKNTKDFKYRRNGLIYAQITDKKLFERMKELNVGIYYQPIFLHYDMHIIEERVGKEKASTCYAYKTAKDMGVHIGFGSSGPVDGISVMEGIHCAVNREDLNGWPENGWISQEKLTVKEAVYLYTMGSAYMSSEDNIKGSIEEDKLADFVVLDRDIFEIDTKEIKDIKILKTIIDGDIVYSA; from the coding sequence ATGAGGATTTTTAAAAATGCTAAAATTTATTCTATGGACAGAAATGATAGTATCTATGAATCTTTAGCAGTTGATAATGGAAGAATAGCTTTTGCCGGTACTAATGAAGAAGTAGCAAAAAAGTTTCCTAATGCTGATGATATAATCGATTTGGAAGGTAAAACAGTTGTTCCAGGATTTAATGATAGCTGTGTTAATTTTGTTGAATACGCTCGTTTTAATACGATGCTTGATTTAAGCAAATGTATGTCTATAAGAGAAGTATTAGATTTAGCTCAAAATGCACAAAAATATGAAGGCTGGATAATAGGATGGGGATGGAATCAGGATTATTTTGAAGAAAAAAGAATGCTCACCAAAAATGATTTGGATAATATATCAAAAGAATATCCTGTTGCATTCAGAAGATGCTGCGGTGAAATGATAGTTGCAAATAGCAAGGCTCTTGAAATCTGCGGTATTACAGAAGAAATGAAATCTGATAGTATAGATTTTGAAAACGGGCTTATAAGTTCTAAAGATATGATATTAATATTATCAAAAATAAAATCATTAGAAATAGATACTCTTAAATCAATAATATTAGATACTCAAGAGGCTTTTTTCAAAATGGGAATTACTTCAGTTCAAACAGATGATTTGAGAAGTTTGCCTGATTTTGATTATAGAAAAATTATAGATGCCTATCAAAAATTGCATAGAGAGAAAAAATTAAAAATAAGAGTATGCGAACAGGCCCAGTTTATTAATAAAAAAGATATAGATGCTTTTAGAGATTATTACTATTATCAATATATTAATGATGAGAGATTTAAAGTAGCCCGTATAAAGCTTGTTATAGACGGAGGTATAGGTTCAAGAACAGCATTGCTAAGAGAAGATTATAATGATGCTCAAGGTTTTAGAGGAGTTTCTCAGTATACTCAAGAAGATCTTGATGAATTGGTTTCTTATGCTAATAGTTTAGATTATTCTTTAGCTATACAGGCTACAGGAGACGGTGCTATAGATATGGCATTAAATTCAATAGAAAAAATCAAAAATACAAAAGATTTTAAATATAGAAGAAATGGTTTGATATATGCGCAGATAACTGATAAAAAATTATTTGAAAGAATGAAAGAATTAAATGTAGGTATATATTATCAGCCTATATTCCTTCACTATGATATGCATATAATTGAAGAGAGAGTAGGTAAAGAAAAAGCTTCTACTTGTTATGCATATAAAACAGCTAAGGATATGGGAGTTCATATTGGATTTGGATCATCTGGACCTGTTGATGGTATTAGTGTTATGGAAGGTATACATTGTGCTGTTAATAGAGAGGATTTAAACGGATGGCCTGAAAATGGATGGATTTCTCAAGAAAAACTTACAGTTAAAGAGGCAGTTTATTTGTATACTATGGGAAGTGCATATATGTCATCTGAAGATAATATAAAAGGCAGTATTGAAGAAGATAAATTAGCTGATTTTGTAGTTTTAGATAGAGATATATTTGAAATTGATACTAAAGAAATAAAAGATATTAAGATATTAAAAACTATAATTGACGGAGATATAGTTTATAGTGCCTGA
- a CDS encoding phosphatidate cytidylyltransferase — protein MKKRLISVAVTLPLFLIVMFYDKVIFLFHIAILAISILSASEIFYMAKVHRQKNLRTVVATMIAMVLGYIITICDVNVFKGDFSNLYKIVETKHPSMDLSLVMVFALIAILFIINMFKVHVSTFEEKGRAILTAVFCFIYVGLGVWHISLMRFMPSGKYYIVFIMLCAWFSDTGGYIIGRKFGKHKLSNSASPNKSYEGLVGMFIFTIPLSILYYFLYSNGYLTYLLGKNIPNFSFPQLMLLTVIFTLTGFLGDMGESLIKRMYDTKDSSKLFPGHGGVFDIFDSVILTAPISYYVFLLLQ, from the coding sequence ATGAAGAAAAGGCTTATATCTGTAGCCGTAACATTACCATTATTTCTCATAGTAATGTTTTATGATAAAGTTATATTTTTATTTCATATAGCAATATTGGCTATATCTATTCTAAGTGCCTCAGAGATATTTTATATGGCCAAGGTACATAGACAAAAGAATTTAAGAACAGTTGTAGCAACTATGATAGCTATGGTATTAGGATATATCATAACTATATGCGATGTAAATGTATTTAAAGGCGATTTCTCCAATCTATATAAAATAGTAGAAACTAAACATCCTTCTATGGATTTATCATTGGTAATGGTTTTTGCTTTGATAGCTATACTATTTATCATTAATATGTTTAAAGTTCATGTATCAACATTTGAAGAAAAAGGAAGAGCCATATTAACCGCTGTTTTCTGCTTTATATATGTTGGTTTAGGAGTATGGCATATATCTCTTATGCGTTTTATGCCTAGCGGAAAATATTACATAGTATTTATTATGCTATGCGCTTGGTTTAGTGATACCGGAGGATATATCATAGGAAGAAAATTTGGTAAGCATAAATTATCCAATAGTGCTTCCCCTAATAAAAGTTATGAAGGTTTAGTAGGTATGTTTATATTCACAATACCTCTTTCAATATTATATTATTTTCTATATTCAAATGGATATTTAACTTATTTATTAGGAAAAAATATACCTAATTTCTCTTTTCCTCAATTAATGTTATTAACTGTAATATTCACATTAACAGGATTTCTAGGTGATATGGGTGAAAGTCTTATAAAAAGAATGTATGACACTAAAGATTCAAGTAAATTGTTTCCAGGTCATGGCGGAGTATTCGATATATTTGACAGCGTAATACTTACTGCCCCAATATCATATTATGTATTTTTACTACTACAATGA
- a CDS encoding isoprenyl transferase has product MITDEPNIPEHVAIIMDGNGRWAKLHNKSRSFGHRAGSENVINIVEACCELNIKYLTLYAFSTENWKRPEEEKKALFKLLKEFYKKEIKRLISNNILVKHIGDISAFPKDTIETIEETEKETLEKCKNPILTVILALNYGFRDELKNALKNICYDAINSKIDIESIDENFIQNYLYTKNIPDPDFLIRTSGEYRLSNFLMYQASYSELYFTDILWPDFSKENFKKAIEEYSNRNRRYGGL; this is encoded by the coding sequence ATGATTACTGATGAGCCGAATATACCTGAACATGTTGCTATAATCATGGATGGCAATGGAAGATGGGCTAAATTACATAATAAGAGCAGAAGTTTTGGACATAGAGCTGGAAGCGAAAATGTTATTAATATAGTAGAAGCCTGCTGTGAACTTAATATAAAATATTTAACTTTATATGCATTTTCAACAGAAAATTGGAAAAGACCGGAAGAAGAGAAAAAAGCATTATTTAAACTTTTAAAAGAATTCTATAAAAAAGAAATTAAAAGGCTTATTTCAAATAATATTTTAGTTAAACATATAGGCGATATTTCTGCATTTCCAAAAGATACTATAGAAACAATAGAAGAAACAGAAAAAGAAACTCTTGAAAAATGCAAAAATCCAATACTTACTGTTATTTTAGCTTTGAATTATGGTTTTAGAGATGAATTGAAAAATGCTTTAAAAAATATATGCTATGATGCAATAAACAGCAAAATAGATATAGAAAGTATTGATGAAAATTTTATTCAAAATTATTTATATACCAAAAACATACCAGACCCTGATTTCTTAATAAGAACATCAGGAGAATATAGATTAAGTAATTTCTTAATGTATCAGGCTTCATATAGTGAATTATATTTTACAGATATATTATGGCCGGATTTTTCTAAAGAAAATTTCAAAAAAGCTATAGAAGAATACTCAAACAGAAATAGAAGATATGGAGGTCTATAA
- the frr gene encoding ribosome recycling factor — protein MSKESYKDRMEKAVSSLQNDLKGIRTGRANASILDGVKVEAYGSSMPLKQVGNVSTPDSRTIMIQPFDKGLVSDIEKAILKADLGFNPFNDGGNIRIVVPELTKERREELKKGVRHRGEEAKIAVRNIRRDENDKIKKELKDKTITEDESKSQEKKIQNDTDSYIKKIDEMITTKEKELDTI, from the coding sequence ATGTCAAAAGAATCATATAAAGATAGAATGGAAAAAGCAGTTTCAAGTTTACAAAATGATTTAAAAGGTATAAGAACAGGAAGAGCTAATGCTTCTATATTGGACGGGGTAAAAGTAGAGGCTTATGGAAGCAGCATGCCATTGAAACAAGTAGGCAACGTTTCTACACCAGATTCAAGAACTATCATGATACAGCCATTCGATAAAGGTTTAGTTAGTGACATAGAAAAAGCTATATTAAAAGCTGATTTAGGTTTCAATCCTTTTAATGACGGCGGAAACATAAGAATAGTAGTACCAGAACTTACCAAAGAAAGAAGAGAAGAGCTAAAAAAAGGTGTTAGACATAGAGGCGAAGAAGCAAAAATTGCCGTGAGAAACATAAGAAGAGATGAAAATGATAAAATCAAAAAAGAATTAAAAGATAAAACTATAACTGAAGATGAATCAAAATCTCAAGAGAAAAAAATACAAAATGATACAGATTCATACATCAAAAAAATAGATGAAATGATCACTACAAAAGAAAAAGAATTAGACACTATATGA
- a CDS encoding DUF523 domain-containing protein — protein sequence MNVLVSACLLGLKCRYDSNDNKSNELLKVISMGYNLIPVCPEQLGGLSTPRKPAEIIDGRVININNEDVTENFLNGANEVLKLAKLYKIELAILKERSPSCGFGKIYDGTFSKMVINGNGICADLLYNNGVKIIGESGIKEYFGL from the coding sequence ATGAATGTGTTGGTCAGTGCATGTTTATTAGGATTGAAATGCCGATATGACAGCAATGATAATAAATCTAATGAACTTCTAAAAGTTATATCTATGGGGTATAACTTAATCCCTGTATGCCCCGAACAGCTCGGAGGTCTTTCTACTCCTAGAAAACCTGCTGAAATTATTGACGGCAGAGTCATCAATATTAATAATGAAGATGTAACAGAAAATTTTCTTAATGGAGCTAATGAAGTATTAAAACTAGCAAAACTATATAAAATAGAATTAGCTATATTAAAAGAGAGGAGTCCTTCTTGCGGTTTTGGTAAAATATATGATGGAACTTTTAGTAAAATGGTTATAAATGGTAATGGTATATGTGCTGATTTGCTTTATAATAATGGAGTAAAAATTATAGGAGAGAGTGGGATAAAAGAATATTTTGGATTATAA